In the Paenibacillus sp. FSL R7-0337 genome, GTATGCTCCAGGGGTTCTATTTCCAATACGCTTAGCTTTATGCCGTCACTGGTGATTAACGTATACAGTCCATTCGGGGCGTTCACCGGCTCGCGCCATTTCTCGCCCGCCCGGTCATATACTCCGGCTAACGTAACCGCCGCAAGCTGCTCCTTTCCGAACTCTTCAAGCACTCCCCGGAAGCCCATATAACCATTGCCGGTCATATATTTGTTGCCGTTCGCCGTAATCCGCCAGGGCTCGAAGCTGTGCTCGCTAACCGTCCAGTCCATTACACAGCCATCCCTTCAGCAAGCGGAAGCTCAATCCCAGCTTCATCTACGGTCACCCGCTGATCATAGATCAGCACCTCTGCGCTTCCGCCATTTACCGCTCTGAAGGAAACCGCCTCCGCATTTACCGTAATGCCCAGCAGTACGCCCCTGCAGATCACCTGGAAGCTGTAGACGGTCCACTGCTGCGGCAGCACCGGCCAGAAGGACAGGCAATCTCCATCCGAGCGCATCCCGCCGAAGCCATAGACGATGTTCATCCACGCTGCGGCGATTGATGTGGTGTGCAGCCCTTCCCGGGTATTGCGATTATAATTGTCCAGATCCAGACGCGTGGCGAACTCGAAGAACCGGTACGCTTCCTCCGGCTTGCCGAGTTCATTGGCCAGAATCGAGTGAATGGACGGCGAGAGCGAGGACTCATGAATACATCTCGGTTCATAATATTCGTAATTCGCCAGCTTGGCCTCGCGGGAGAATTGCCCGTTATACAGGAACATGAACATCAGCACATCCGGCTGCTTGATCATATCGTAACGGTACAGGCGATCATAAGACCAGTTAGCGTAGAGCGGGAACTCGGACACCGGAATGGAGTGAATGTCGAGATGCGGCATATCGAAGAATCCGTCATGCTCCTCATATAGGCCGCTGCCGGGGTCGAACGGGATTTTCATCTGTGCACGCTTGTAATCCCAGTCAGCCAGTTCCTCCTCACGGAGCGCAGTAGCCGCTATAACCGCCGCATATTTCTCCGGCGTCTCCGCCTTCATTAGGGCTACCGTTTCGAGCGTATATTCGAATAACTTCTGGGCCATCAGATTGATGTAGCAGTTATTGTTTACCATGAGCTGGAATTCGTCAGGTCCCATCACACCATAATATCCGTATTCCCCGGTGCGCTGCCCCCATTGGCCGCGTGATGCATAGAACCGGCTGATCTGAATCAGCATCTCGGCCCCTTTGCTGTAAAGGAATTCCCGGTCGCCTGTATTATTCATATAATGCCAGATTCCGTAGGAGACGGCCGTCCCGACATGAAGCTGCAGGTTGGAGTGCTGCCACAGGTCACAGCTCTCTGTTCCGTCTATTGTGGCAATCGGGTAAAAAGCCCCTTCGCAATCCACCTCGTGCCCGCGCTGCAGCGCCTCCGGCAACGTCTTGTAGCGGAATTCCAGCAGGCTGCGGGCCGCCTTCGGATTAT is a window encoding:
- a CDS encoding glycosyl hydrolase family 65 protein, encoding MAKVADPYLKVDPWAIIEEGFDPERNRTSESIFSLGNEYMGVRGHADEGYSGDSLPGSYFNGLNEQMGVGNHYKGIIRSLRYMVNGVDWLHTRISVDGELLDLAHSRIDKYTRRLDFRTGTYTREFIWLLADGKKLKLCFTRLVSMTTSHLGMQQITFTPLNFTGTVDVRTGLDFGMIHEEHGQSMWRELRSGEESAVTAIMARTLTTGNQLFSGFVLKSSQELNTELVDEDRYIGQQFSLMLAEGEPASFTKLVVNVTGSNTSRAADHLWTKGMELAAAADRLVEEEVLADQAAYWSGIWAVSDIRIEGDPENQQGIRFCIFQLYQTYHGDHPGYNIGAKGLTGEAYRGLAFWDTESYCLPFYLFNNPKAARSLLEFRYKTLPEALQRGHEVDCEGAFYPIATIDGTESCDLWQHSNLQLHVGTAVSYGIWHYMNNTGDREFLYSKGAEMLIQISRFYASRGQWGQRTGEYGYYGVMGPDEFQLMVNNNCYINLMAQKLFEYTLETVALMKAETPEKYAAVIAATALREEELADWDYKRAQMKIPFDPGSGLYEEHDGFFDMPHLDIHSIPVSEFPLYANWSYDRLYRYDMIKQPDVLMFMFLYNGQFSREAKLANYEYYEPRCIHESSLSPSIHSILANELGKPEEAYRFFEFATRLDLDNYNRNTREGLHTTSIAAAWMNIVYGFGGMRSDGDCLSFWPVLPQQWTVYSFQVICRGVLLGITVNAEAVSFRAVNGGSAEVLIYDQRVTVDEAGIELPLAEGMAV